In a single window of the Deltaproteobacteria bacterium genome:
- a CDS encoding glycyl-radical enzyme activating protein, which yields MKGLVLEIQRMSTEDGPGIRTTVFLKGCSLACAWCHNPESISPRPQVQWIESRCIGCMTCVSACPKKALEKGPEGIRILREKCDGCGICATECPSTALELLGTFWEVDDLADEVEKDRAYFENSGGGVTVSGGEPALQADFTAAFLENLRKRGISTALDTCGEASREAYEKILPHADLLLFDLKVMDPALHKKFTARKNDRILENIAFAAGFIKKKGAPMWVRTPVIPDFTASEAIIRDIGKFIGENLNGAVTRWDLCAFNNLCRDKYTRLGKDWVLAGSGLLEKSVMEHLAQVAKKSGVDPNIVQWSGSTKLED from the coding sequence ATGAAGGGCCTTGTTTTAGAGATTCAACGCATGAGCACCGAGGACGGGCCGGGCATCCGCACCACGGTGTTTTTAAAGGGCTGCTCTTTGGCCTGCGCGTGGTGCCACAACCCTGAAAGCATCTCGCCCCGTCCCCAGGTACAATGGATCGAATCCCGGTGCATAGGCTGCATGACCTGCGTTTCGGCCTGCCCGAAAAAGGCGCTTGAAAAAGGCCCGGAGGGAATCCGCATCCTTCGTGAAAAATGCGACGGCTGCGGAATCTGCGCAACCGAGTGCCCGTCAACGGCTTTGGAGCTTCTCGGAACCTTTTGGGAGGTTGACGATCTTGCGGACGAGGTGGAAAAGGACCGGGCCTATTTTGAGAATTCGGGCGGCGGGGTGACCGTATCGGGCGGGGAGCCCGCCCTGCAGGCGGATTTCACTGCGGCGTTTCTGGAAAACCTCAGGAAAAGGGGAATTTCCACCGCCCTGGACACCTGCGGCGAGGCCAGCCGTGAGGCTTACGAAAAAATCCTGCCCCACGCCGATCTTCTCCTGTTCGATCTCAAGGTGATGGACCCGGCTCTCCACAAAAAATTCACCGCCCGCAAAAACGACCGAATACTGGAAAACATCGCCTTTGCCGCCGGTTTCATCAAAAAAAAGGGTGCGCCCATGTGGGTGAGAACCCCCGTGATTCCCGATTTTACGGCCAGCGAGGCCATCATCCGCGACATCGGAAAATTTATCGGAGAGAACCTGAACGGGGCGGTTACCCGCTGGGACCTCTGCGCCTTCAACAACCTTTGCCGGGACAAGTACACGCGCCTCGGAAAAGACTGGGTCCTGGCCGGAAGCGGGCTCCTGGAAAAATCGGTCATGGAACATCTTGCCCAGGTTGCCAAAAAAAGCGGCGTGGACCCCAATATCGTTCAGTGGAGCGGCTCGACCAAACTGGAAGACTAA
- a CDS encoding 4Fe-4S binding protein, protein MQNAAVLWYSQTGHSFRLARVAEETLKMKGITPRVENIRRQNGSLPAEDLLVFAFPVFNWSLPWPVRDFIYSMPRAEKKKTALLILTMGGWAANTPYLFKKALAEKNVELANFTTIRCRDSYIPFAKWLPFMDKQELPDENSLSAVRAFLDRSLGERPQRRRARFNPFDPMHWMGAATPKDGPLLFMGPRKFLQDLCTGCGFCQTMCPAGAITGERRDLFWNREKCIGCCGCINICPENAWRLIRFSPDSYDKGLDVPKMVAKLKKTGPTDEKQG, encoded by the coding sequence ATGCAAAACGCAGCAGTGCTCTGGTACAGCCAGACAGGCCACAGCTTTCGGCTCGCCCGCGTGGCCGAGGAGACCCTTAAGATGAAGGGCATCACCCCAAGGGTGGAAAACATTCGCCGCCAGAACGGGAGCCTTCCGGCCGAGGACTTGCTGGTGTTCGCTTTTCCCGTGTTCAACTGGAGCCTTCCCTGGCCCGTGCGCGATTTCATCTACTCCATGCCGCGCGCCGAAAAAAAGAAGACGGCCCTTCTCATCCTCACCATGGGGGGCTGGGCCGCCAACACCCCTTATCTTTTCAAAAAGGCCCTTGCGGAAAAAAACGTGGAACTGGCGAACTTCACCACCATAAGGTGCCGCGATTCATATATCCCCTTTGCCAAGTGGCTGCCTTTCATGGACAAGCAGGAACTGCCCGACGAAAATTCGCTTTCCGCCGTGCGCGCCTTTTTGGATAGAAGCCTTGGAGAGAGGCCCCAAAGGAGGCGGGCCAGGTTCAACCCCTTTGACCCCATGCACTGGATGGGGGCGGCCACCCCCAAGGACGGGCCGCTTCTTTTCATGGGGCCGAGAAAATTTTTGCAAGACCTTTGCACCGGCTGCGGCTTCTGCCAGACCATGTGCCCGGCCGGGGCCATTACGGGAGAGCGCCGCGACCTTTTTTGGAACCGGGAAAAATGCATCGGCTGCTGCGGCTGCATCAACATCTGCCCGGAAAACGCGTGGCGATTGATCCGGTTTTCCCCCGATTCCTACGACAAGGGCCTGGACGTCCCCAAAATGGTGGCGAAGCTTAAAAAAACCGGGCCGACGGATGAAAAACAGGGATGA
- a CDS encoding response regulator, with protein MDDLFTSLDAFLFYKDARMNYVAVNDAFARWLGREINSVAGKSDYDLFPEKDAAWMRRQDREIITRGEARSGVEGPLTGADGKVIWTLSTRTPRRNARGDIIGLSGLIVDITARKQAEERLEQREKLFGIVSKLSRDLIVVSDPKEKLSTAFEMLGDVMDVGRVRLYRNATDKKTGQRYFVLSFDWTVMKDPTGEKKQRHSMQSGFDRWSAELSRGIPINGPVTDLPKSERVLLAQEGIEALLVIPIHVRNEFWGFIEFDDYFTSKTYSDTEVSILSMAAMSIGGSYMRDQLFRQFQKAYAETRRVNQELEKAIESSNRFAAEAEVANEAKTSFLAGMSHEIRTPLTSIVGFAELLQDPLTDEERSEYIETIRKSGEHLLSLVNDILDLSKIEAGKIEIEMLEASPVQVVNGVVSMMQAAAEKKDLEFGVTFLGLIPEKIRTDPTRLRQILINLVGNAIKFTSDGKVFLTVRMRPGPDANRAYMEFAVTDTGIGMNRAELEKAFNKFEQADASTVRRFGGTGLGLNISRKLARMMGGDITGESQKNVGSTFALVLDVGPPLELSLSRVEEDRLNDIADEAQAEETRPEILSGRVLLAEDGPDNRRLLSLFLKRAGIIPDFAENGREAYEKALSAAQMGKAYDVILMDMQMPEMDGYEATRLLRENGYTKPIIALTAHATVLDKNRCLEAGCDDYIAKPVNRERLLAIVSRYLTGDGQSAPDGGGQPDSGPAEPESIVSSLYSEDEELDSIIDDFVAGLADFLNDLEKAFSAERLDEVSRLSHQLKGSGGALGYPRLTEEAGILEQAAKHGKSEDAGKALSLLAVSIKGVRRGRGHPDL; from the coding sequence ATGGATGACCTATTCACATCCCTTGATGCGTTCCTGTTTTACAAGGACGCGCGCATGAACTACGTGGCCGTCAACGACGCCTTCGCCCGCTGGCTCGGCAGGGAGATCAACTCCGTTGCGGGCAAGAGCGACTACGACCTTTTCCCGGAAAAGGACGCGGCCTGGATGAGGCGTCAGGACCGGGAAATCATCACCAGGGGGGAGGCCCGTTCCGGCGTTGAAGGCCCGCTCACCGGCGCTGACGGCAAGGTCATCTGGACCCTCTCCACCCGGACTCCGCGCAGAAACGCAAGGGGCGATATCATCGGCCTTTCCGGCCTCATCGTGGACATAACGGCCCGCAAGCAGGCCGAGGAAAGGCTGGAGCAGCGCGAAAAACTTTTCGGTATCGTGTCCAAGCTCTCCCGCGACCTCATAGTGGTGAGCGACCCCAAGGAAAAGCTCTCCACCGCCTTCGAGATGCTGGGCGACGTGATGGACGTGGGCCGGGTGCGCCTCTACCGCAACGCCACCGACAAAAAGACCGGGCAGCGCTACTTTGTCTTAAGTTTCGACTGGACGGTTATGAAGGACCCCACCGGCGAAAAGAAGCAGCGCCACTCCATGCAGTCGGGCTTCGACCGCTGGAGCGCGGAGCTTAGCCGGGGTATCCCCATAAACGGCCCGGTGACCGACCTTCCCAAGAGCGAGAGGGTCCTTCTGGCCCAAGAGGGCATCGAGGCCCTTCTGGTGATCCCCATTCACGTGCGCAACGAGTTTTGGGGCTTCATAGAATTCGATGATTATTTCACCTCGAAAACCTACTCTGACACCGAGGTCTCCATTCTAAGCATGGCCGCCATGAGCATCGGCGGCTCCTACATGCGCGACCAGCTTTTCCGTCAGTTCCAGAAGGCCTACGCCGAAACCCGGCGCGTGAACCAGGAGCTTGAAAAGGCCATCGAGAGCAGCAACCGTTTCGCCGCCGAGGCCGAAGTGGCCAACGAGGCCAAGACCAGCTTCCTTGCGGGAATGAGCCATGAAATCCGCACACCCCTCACCTCCATAGTGGGCTTCGCCGAGCTTCTTCAAGACCCTCTCACCGACGAGGAACGCAGCGAATACATCGAAACCATAAGGAAGAGCGGCGAGCATCTCCTGTCTTTGGTCAACGACATCCTGGACCTTTCCAAGATCGAGGCCGGAAAGATAGAGATAGAGATGCTGGAAGCCTCGCCCGTCCAGGTGGTTAACGGCGTTGTTTCAATGATGCAGGCGGCGGCTGAAAAAAAGGACCTGGAATTCGGCGTCACCTTTCTTGGCCTGATCCCGGAAAAAATCCGCACCGATCCCACGCGCCTCCGACAGATACTGATCAACCTCGTGGGAAACGCCATAAAGTTCACGTCTGATGGCAAGGTCTTCCTCACCGTGCGCATGAGGCCGGGGCCTGACGCAAACAGGGCCTACATGGAATTTGCGGTCACCGACACCGGCATAGGCATGAACCGAGCCGAACTTGAAAAGGCCTTCAACAAGTTCGAGCAGGCCGATGCGTCCACCGTGCGGCGATTCGGCGGCACCGGCCTTGGCCTCAACATCTCCCGCAAGCTGGCCCGCATGATGGGCGGGGACATAACCGGCGAGAGCCAGAAAAACGTGGGCTCCACCTTCGCCCTGGTGCTGGACGTCGGCCCCCCGCTGGAACTGAGCCTTTCGCGGGTTGAAGAGGACAGGCTAAACGATATCGCCGATGAGGCCCAGGCTGAGGAAACCCGTCCTGAAATCCTGTCGGGCCGGGTGCTTCTGGCAGAGGACGGCCCGGACAACAGGCGTCTTCTTTCACTTTTCCTAAAGCGCGCGGGCATAATACCGGACTTCGCCGAAAACGGGCGGGAGGCTTACGAGAAGGCGCTTTCGGCTGCCCAGATGGGCAAGGCCTACGACGTGATCCTTATGGACATGCAGATGCCTGAGATGGACGGCTACGAAGCAACCAGGCTTTTGAGGGAAAACGGCTACACCAAGCCCATAATCGCCCTCACCGCCCATGCAACGGTGCTGGACAAGAACCGCTGCCTGGAAGCCGGCTGCGACGATTACATAGCAAAGCCCGTGAACCGTGAAAGGCTCCTGGCCATAGTCAGCCGGTATCTCACGGGCGACGGCCAGTCGGCCCCGGACGGCGGAGGACAGCCTGACAGCGGCCCTGCGGAACCGGAGTCAATAGTTTCCAGCCTCTATTCCGAAGACGAGGAACTGGACTCCATTATTGACGATTTTGTGGCGGGGTTGGCCGATTTCCTGAACGACCTTGAAAAGGCCTTTTCAGCCGAGCGCCTGGACGAGGTCAGCCGCCTGTCTCACCAGTTGAAGGGCTCCGGCGGGGCGCTGGGTTATCCCCGCCTCACCGAGGAGGCAGGCATCCTGGAGCAGGCCGCCAAACACGGCAAATCCGAAGACGCGGGCAAGGCCCTGTCGCTCCTGGCCGTTTCCATCAAAGGGGTCCGCCGTGGCCGGGGACACCCTGATCTGTAA
- a CDS encoding response regulator — protein MAGELIMITDDDRNIRRLYESYLVSAGFTVIQATSGEEALKKLDEVVPDLILLDVQMQGMDGFMTIRAIRDQKGLLDTPVLFLTSAADPEVKVKGLESDADDYILKTTPKNEFIARIKAALKRTERYRKTGGSGSLSGHLSNMPLSDLLQSIGGASKTASITFEAMDAAIYVEKGVIMHARKGEFVGEPALARIFYEEKGPFLVVFDQLPVDVPRNPLPLMNTLMNMAAYVDEVKSHIKRLELDKRAANIDYQLAEYSDLMDFRDKSPIDCVDLILAMRGNLMDNLKRLVNAVKEKEIYLVRTS, from the coding sequence ATGGCAGGCGAACTGATAATGATAACGGATGATGACCGGAACATCCGCCGCCTCTACGAAAGCTATCTCGTATCGGCTGGATTTACGGTCATTCAGGCCACAAGCGGCGAAGAGGCCCTGAAAAAACTGGACGAGGTGGTTCCAGATCTGATCCTTCTGGACGTTCAGATGCAGGGCATGGACGGGTTCATGACCATCAGGGCCATCCGGGACCAGAAGGGGCTGTTGGACACTCCCGTCCTTTTTCTCACGAGCGCCGCCGATCCTGAAGTCAAGGTGAAGGGCCTGGAATCCGACGCCGACGACTACATATTGAAGACCACGCCCAAAAATGAATTCATCGCCCGCATCAAGGCCGCGCTCAAACGCACCGAGCGATACCGGAAGACAGGCGGGTCGGGAAGCCTTTCGGGCCACCTTTCAAACATGCCCCTTTCGGATCTGCTGCAAAGCATCGGTGGAGCCAGCAAGACAGCGTCCATCACATTCGAGGCCATGGATGCCGCCATTTACGTGGAAAAAGGCGTGATCATGCACGCCCGTAAGGGCGAATTCGTGGGCGAACCAGCCCTGGCGCGGATATTTTACGAGGAAAAGGGGCCCTTCCTGGTGGTGTTCGACCAATTGCCGGTGGATGTCCCCCGGAATCCGCTCCCGCTGATGAACACCCTCATGAACATGGCCGCCTACGTCGACGAGGTGAAAAGCCACATCAAAAGGCTTGAGCTTGATAAAAGGGCCGCGAACATAGACTATCAGCTTGCGGAATATTCAGACCTCATGGATTTCCGCGACAAGTCGCCCATCGACTGCGTGGACCTCATTCTGGCCATGCGGGGAAACCTGATGGACAATCTTAAACGGCTTGTTAACGCGGTGAAGGAAAAGGAGATTTACCTGGTTCGCACCAGCTGA